In one window of Comamonas testosteroni DNA:
- a CDS encoding response regulator transcription factor — translation MNALPVLMLTQDATLWQEWQQIAGPQWMPARGQSLADLQRWKQQGRTVVVLDAALPSLPESTEARWIELLKDLQVLVLSNRPSDEEGRNLLSRGASGYAHAQSGPEVLSRMLQSMAGGNIWLGRSLLQRLLRDVDARLPDQESDWAEPLSAREQEVARYASLGDSNAEIAERMSISERTVRAHLSAVFEKLQVQDRLMLTLKVHGIGRKQLA, via the coding sequence ATGAATGCCTTGCCTGTATTGATGCTGACCCAGGATGCCACGCTGTGGCAGGAATGGCAGCAGATCGCAGGCCCTCAGTGGATGCCTGCGCGCGGCCAGAGTCTGGCCGATTTGCAACGCTGGAAGCAGCAAGGCCGTACCGTGGTGGTGCTGGATGCAGCCTTGCCATCCTTGCCCGAGTCGACTGAGGCCCGCTGGATTGAGTTGTTGAAGGATCTTCAGGTTCTGGTTCTCAGCAACCGCCCCAGCGATGAGGAGGGCCGGAACCTGCTGTCGCGCGGAGCATCGGGCTATGCTCATGCGCAATCGGGCCCGGAGGTACTGTCGCGGATGCTGCAAAGCATGGCTGGCGGCAATATCTGGCTCGGGCGCTCTCTGCTGCAGCGCTTGTTACGTGATGTTGACGCCCGCCTGCCTGATCAGGAGTCGGACTGGGCCGAGCCATTGTCGGCACGCGAGCAGGAGGTTGCACGTTATGCATCGCTGGGTGACAGCAATGCGGAGATCGCCGAACGCATGTCCATCAGCGAGCGTACCGTGCGCGCCCATCTGTCTGCGGTTTTTGAGAAACTGCAGGTACAGGATCGGCTGATGCTGACCCTGAAGGTTCACGGTATCGGGCGCAAGCAACTGGCCTGA